One genomic window of Myxococcus xanthus includes the following:
- a CDS encoding Xan family putative trans-acting RiPP leader peptide: MAPEETLSAAPAHSEPATSEAAHSEVSAAPEKLDEIEEIDFLLEEIESKIAPLALA; the protein is encoded by the coding sequence ATGGCTCCGGAAGAGACCCTGTCCGCAGCGCCCGCCCACTCCGAGCCCGCCACTTCCGAGGCGGCGCACAGCGAGGTCTCCGCCGCGCCCGAGAAGCTGGATGAGATCGAGGAGATCGACTTCCTGCTCGAGGAGATCGAGAGCAAGATTGCTCCGCTCGCGCTGGCTTGA
- a CDS encoding c-type cytochrome: MRSHLLFLLLALSACQRNESPPPPAKAPAASAPSPRAPAVPAVTASADAAKLERGRYLVENVLACGSCHTPRDWARYGGPASGPALSGACWDDAAWELPGRVCAPNITSDPEHGIGRWTDEELMRALRDGTGRDGKTLFPLMPFLLYRELSDADAHAVIAWLRQAPATPRASARSVIPDEVYAQYKDMAAPMKTAVPEPAADDVSRGRYLATMAQCAACHAGMDEAGTPFVGGRPLPTPHGPEVVSNLTPHAHGLGAVDEAAFVARFTAFKDLAPAPARAGQVNKLTMPWGFFAGLAEADLKALYRYLRTVPAVAPAAPSASGK, from the coding sequence ATGCGCTCCCATCTCCTGTTCCTGCTGCTGGCGCTGAGCGCCTGTCAGCGCAACGAATCGCCGCCGCCACCCGCGAAGGCTCCGGCCGCATCCGCGCCGTCGCCTCGTGCTCCCGCCGTCCCGGCCGTCACCGCGTCCGCGGACGCGGCGAAGCTGGAGCGGGGCCGGTACCTCGTGGAGAACGTGCTCGCCTGTGGCTCCTGCCACACGCCGCGCGACTGGGCTCGGTATGGAGGCCCCGCCTCCGGGCCCGCGCTCTCCGGCGCCTGCTGGGATGACGCGGCCTGGGAGCTGCCCGGTCGCGTCTGCGCGCCCAACATCACCTCCGATCCCGAGCACGGCATCGGCCGCTGGACGGATGAGGAGCTGATGCGCGCGCTGCGCGACGGCACCGGGCGCGATGGGAAGACGCTCTTCCCACTCATGCCGTTCCTCCTCTACCGCGAGCTGTCGGACGCGGACGCCCATGCCGTGATTGCCTGGCTGCGTCAGGCCCCGGCCACCCCGCGCGCTTCGGCCCGCTCGGTCATCCCGGACGAGGTGTACGCGCAGTACAAGGACATGGCCGCGCCCATGAAGACGGCCGTGCCGGAGCCCGCCGCAGATGACGTCTCTCGCGGTCGCTACCTGGCCACCATGGCGCAGTGCGCCGCGTGTCACGCGGGCATGGACGAGGCGGGCACGCCCTTCGTGGGAGGACGTCCGCTGCCCACGCCGCACGGCCCGGAAGTCGTATCCAATCTCACGCCGCATGCACACGGACTGGGCGCCGTGGACGAAGCAGCCTTCGTCGCCCGCTTCACCGCCTTCAAGGACCTGGCACCCGCGCCCGCGCGGGCGGGCCAGGTGAACAAGCTCACCATGCCCTGGGGTTTCTTCGCCGGACTGGCGGAGGCGGACCTCAAGGCCCTCTACCGTTACCTGCGCACGGTGCCCGCCGTGGCCCCCGCCGCGCCGTCCGCGTCTGGCAAATGA
- a CDS encoding DNA polymerase domain-containing protein, which yields MEDEWLWGWDPTPGIVSVWAEPDGRAFVWRRVPKTGELLREDVRFRPWLLLASLEDLAHLGPRLRPESDGPARYRVTWQELEGPGALRYLVRGDDGRALTSAVLEGASRRLGQPVSHLKELGANTVLALPPEEQYLTMSGRTYFRDLAFDALRRMQFDLETTGLDPAHHRVFLVALRGPDGATETLEAQGDDDSAEADLLYHLAERVRAWDPDVIENHNLHGFDLPFLARRARHLGVSLALGRAGAPGLRHRPSARGAALGRPVPGAPPDAMRRARYTVPGREFIDTLDAVLRHDFSTRDLPGHGLKAVAKHLGLAGPEREHIPGARVYDVFRTDPARVRRYARDDVTEAGGLARLLGGAAFALARMAPRRYERLADAGPATGVLDPLLVRAYLREGAALPAHQEGDGTPHSGAALHLFATGVARRIVKADVASLYPSLMRQYRIGPKRDRLGVLLALVDRLVDQRLAAKGRARAAAPGSQERFTNEALSAAMKIVVNSAYGYLGAVGLTRFSDVHAANEVTRQGREVLGLLCRELARRGVTLLEADTDGVYFAVPEDWREADERRVVSEVAALLPPRVQLEFDGRYAAMLSHEPKNYALQPYDGPLVLRGVAFRSSRAEPFGEAFLRRALRCLLAEDIPGVREVYVATVMALRRRELPTPEVCAHVRLTKTGAQYLALRPRRRELPYEAMLASGRKEWPLGEQVRVYRAVGGRAGLLPIPEADDPGTARPLSREEDPRDYDVEYYVRLLRETFAARLVRALTPEDFRTVFDDPGQPSLFAPSLEDAKPILTVLTEPAAALEGA from the coding sequence ATGGAGGACGAGTGGCTCTGGGGCTGGGACCCCACGCCGGGCATCGTCTCCGTGTGGGCGGAGCCCGACGGCCGCGCCTTCGTCTGGCGCCGCGTCCCCAAGACGGGGGAGCTGCTTCGCGAGGACGTGCGCTTCCGCCCGTGGTTGCTGCTCGCGTCCCTGGAGGACCTGGCGCACCTGGGGCCTCGGCTGCGTCCGGAGTCGGATGGCCCCGCGCGCTACCGGGTGACGTGGCAGGAACTCGAAGGGCCCGGTGCGTTGCGCTACCTGGTCCGCGGAGATGACGGCCGCGCGCTCACCAGCGCGGTGCTGGAAGGCGCGTCACGCCGCCTGGGCCAGCCGGTGAGTCACCTGAAGGAGCTGGGCGCGAACACGGTGCTCGCGCTGCCTCCGGAGGAGCAGTACCTCACGATGTCGGGCCGCACGTATTTCCGCGACCTCGCCTTCGATGCGCTGCGCCGCATGCAGTTCGACCTGGAGACCACCGGGTTGGACCCGGCGCATCACCGCGTCTTCCTGGTGGCGCTGCGAGGCCCGGACGGCGCGACGGAGACACTCGAAGCCCAGGGGGATGACGACTCGGCGGAGGCGGACCTGCTCTACCACCTGGCGGAGCGCGTGCGCGCCTGGGACCCCGACGTCATCGAGAACCACAACCTGCACGGCTTCGACCTGCCGTTCCTCGCGCGGCGAGCCAGGCACCTGGGGGTGTCATTGGCGCTGGGCCGCGCGGGGGCACCGGGCTTGCGGCACCGCCCGTCCGCCAGGGGGGCCGCGCTGGGACGGCCCGTGCCCGGCGCGCCTCCGGATGCGATGCGCCGTGCGCGCTACACCGTGCCCGGCCGTGAGTTCATCGACACGCTGGACGCGGTGCTGCGGCATGACTTCTCCACGAGGGATTTGCCGGGCCATGGCCTCAAGGCCGTCGCGAAGCACCTGGGCCTGGCGGGGCCCGAGCGCGAGCACATCCCCGGTGCCCGCGTATATGACGTCTTCCGCACGGACCCGGCGCGCGTGCGGCGCTATGCGCGTGATGACGTGACGGAGGCGGGCGGCCTCGCGAGGCTGCTCGGGGGCGCGGCCTTTGCGCTCGCACGCATGGCGCCCCGCCGCTACGAGCGGCTGGCGGACGCGGGGCCGGCCACCGGCGTGTTGGACCCGCTGCTCGTCCGGGCCTATCTCCGGGAGGGCGCGGCGCTGCCCGCGCACCAGGAGGGGGATGGCACGCCGCACAGCGGCGCGGCGCTCCACCTGTTCGCCACGGGCGTGGCCCGGCGCATCGTGAAGGCGGACGTCGCCAGCCTCTATCCCTCCCTGATGCGCCAGTACCGGATTGGCCCCAAGCGGGACAGGCTGGGCGTGCTGCTGGCGTTGGTGGACCGCCTGGTGGACCAGCGGCTGGCGGCGAAGGGCAGGGCGCGTGCCGCGGCGCCTGGCTCGCAGGAGCGCTTCACGAACGAGGCGCTGTCGGCGGCGATGAAAATCGTCGTCAACTCCGCCTACGGCTATCTGGGCGCGGTGGGGCTCACGCGCTTCTCGGACGTGCACGCGGCCAACGAGGTGACGCGCCAGGGCCGCGAGGTGCTGGGCCTCCTCTGCCGGGAGCTGGCTCGCCGGGGCGTCACGCTGCTGGAGGCGGACACCGACGGCGTGTACTTCGCCGTCCCGGAGGACTGGCGGGAGGCCGACGAGCGCCGGGTCGTCTCGGAGGTCGCCGCGCTGCTGCCGCCCCGCGTGCAACTGGAGTTCGACGGGCGCTACGCCGCCATGCTGTCGCACGAACCGAAGAACTACGCGCTCCAGCCGTATGACGGACCGCTGGTGCTCCGGGGCGTGGCCTTCCGCTCCAGCCGCGCGGAGCCCTTCGGAGAGGCCTTCCTGCGCCGCGCGTTGCGCTGTCTCCTGGCGGAAGACATCCCGGGCGTTCGTGAGGTGTACGTCGCGACGGTGATGGCCCTGCGCCGCCGGGAGCTGCCCACGCCGGAGGTCTGCGCGCACGTCCGCCTGACGAAGACGGGCGCCCAGTACCTCGCCCTCCGGCCCCGCCGGCGCGAGCTCCCCTACGAGGCCATGCTGGCCAGCGGCCGGAAGGAATGGCCTTTGGGTGAGCAGGTCCGCGTCTACCGCGCCGTGGGAGGCCGGGCGGGCCTGCTCCCCATTCCGGAGGCGGATGACCCGGGCACGGCGCGGCCCCTGTCACGCGAGGAGGACCCGCGCGACTACGACGTGGAGTACTACGTGCGGCTCCTGCGTGAGACGTTCGCCGCGCGACTGGTGCGCGCGCTGACGCCAGAGGACTTCCGGACCGTGTTCGACGACCCTGGCCAGCCCTCCCTCTTCGCGCCCTCGCTCGAGGACGCGAAGCCCATTCTCACGGTGCTGACGGAGCCGGCGGCCGCCCTGGAAGGGGCGTAG
- a CDS encoding aromatic ring-hydroxylating dioxygenase subunit alpha, which yields MRSYVDAFSPYWHPVAFSSELTAVPLPVHLLGTELVLWRTGSGVAVTHRRCAHRGADLSVGVVTPEGLRCGFHGWTYGSDGRCVRVPSQPAAPIPARARVSAFQATERYGLVWVCLSPEPAAPLPEWPELEDGALATVPLPVLEWDVAAGRMIEVVLDVAHLSFVHEGTFGNPEQPEVLPYEVERRATGVGARIVYPALAPATDGMPPRVDRTTLTYDVTLPFAAKLAFKPTLFYVHTVYAIASPLSEEKMRCFYFASYHPRLRNHFPDMFVKSELAILEQDRRTLEGVRPRAQPLDFASEVHTPADRLPIEYRRGVIALRLGKPVDGPAPE from the coding sequence GTGCGTTCCTACGTTGACGCCTTCTCTCCGTACTGGCACCCGGTCGCCTTCTCCAGCGAGCTGACGGCCGTTCCACTCCCCGTGCATTTGCTGGGGACGGAGCTGGTGCTGTGGCGGACGGGCTCGGGCGTGGCCGTGACGCACCGGCGATGTGCACACCGGGGCGCCGACCTCAGCGTGGGCGTCGTCACCCCGGAAGGGCTGCGCTGCGGCTTCCATGGCTGGACCTACGGCTCGGACGGACGCTGTGTGCGGGTGCCGTCACAGCCCGCCGCGCCCATTCCCGCCCGGGCACGCGTCTCCGCCTTCCAGGCCACGGAGCGGTACGGCCTCGTCTGGGTCTGCCTGTCCCCGGAGCCCGCCGCGCCGCTGCCGGAGTGGCCGGAGCTGGAGGACGGCGCCCTGGCCACCGTGCCACTGCCGGTGCTGGAGTGGGACGTCGCCGCGGGCCGGATGATTGAGGTCGTCCTGGACGTGGCGCACCTGTCCTTCGTGCACGAAGGCACCTTCGGCAACCCGGAGCAGCCGGAAGTGCTTCCCTATGAAGTGGAGCGGCGCGCCACCGGCGTCGGCGCGCGCATCGTCTATCCAGCGCTGGCTCCGGCGACGGATGGCATGCCGCCCCGGGTGGATCGCACCACGCTCACCTACGACGTGACGCTGCCCTTCGCCGCGAAGCTGGCCTTCAAGCCCACGCTCTTCTACGTCCACACCGTCTACGCCATCGCCTCTCCGCTCTCCGAGGAGAAGATGCGGTGCTTCTACTTCGCCTCGTACCACCCCCGGCTGCGCAACCACTTCCCGGACATGTTCGTGAAGAGTGAGCTGGCCATCCTGGAGCAGGACCGGCGCACGCTGGAGGGCGTGCGTCCCCGGGCCCAGCCCCTGGACTTCGCCAGCGAGGTCCACACACCCGCGGACCGCCTGCCCATCGAATACCGCCGGGGTGTCATCGCCCTGCGGCTGGGCAAGCCCGTGGACGGACCCGCCCCGGAATGA
- a CDS encoding metallopeptidase TldD-related protein, with the protein MRGGSGSEEDSGVAAYAGLQPREWLTSAGEALEGFTRHHAPSQAELFLAAERRLSFEYDAGTGRSIVNQGETMDAMARVSWDARQGMLTAPVGETGALPLLLERTARQATSGRASPLPELPAQSDSPSVSSPPPLQPERAARRMKHFIETAVPPGSVVQAALLTQVSTWRALVRASGARRARTEWREELFVRCETPRGAVVDAVAFPETAADDTVIIPLRHRLAEAVAALTGPAESLDRDLPLVLRPAVAAPLAAGLIWLLRGDVAAATPALARAVGRKLFPSVLSVVDDPNHPTGTRRVSMDDEGLSTDTLSLVDAGVLRGFLHASDTASRLGAPLNGRGFRTSMSPPTPEAVNPFLVPGETAVLPAHYTELVARVETFTTMPRPGTVTLVAGGWEVRDGRRVRRIAPVELELPVLETFRALRGVGTDLTFFPTAEGCGTPTLVFPPLLSGAQGGQAAR; encoded by the coding sequence ATGCGGGGCGGTTCCGGTTCCGAGGAGGACAGCGGGGTGGCGGCATACGCGGGCCTTCAGCCTCGCGAATGGCTGACGTCCGCTGGCGAAGCGCTGGAGGGCTTCACGCGGCACCACGCACCCTCGCAGGCCGAGCTGTTCCTCGCCGCGGAGCGCAGGCTGTCGTTCGAATACGACGCCGGGACGGGGCGCTCCATCGTCAACCAGGGGGAGACCATGGATGCCATGGCGCGCGTGAGCTGGGACGCGCGGCAGGGCATGTTGACCGCGCCGGTGGGTGAGACAGGCGCGCTGCCGCTGCTCCTGGAGCGCACCGCGCGACAGGCCACTTCAGGACGTGCGAGTCCGCTGCCAGAGCTTCCAGCTCAGAGCGATTCCCCGAGTGTCTCGAGTCCTCCTCCGCTCCAGCCGGAGCGCGCGGCGCGCCGGATGAAACACTTCATCGAGACCGCCGTGCCCCCTGGCAGCGTCGTGCAGGCCGCGCTGCTCACCCAGGTGTCCACGTGGCGCGCCCTGGTGCGCGCAAGTGGCGCGCGCCGTGCTCGCACGGAATGGCGCGAGGAACTGTTCGTGCGCTGTGAGACGCCGCGAGGCGCCGTGGTGGATGCGGTGGCGTTTCCCGAAACAGCGGCGGACGACACGGTCATCATTCCGCTGCGCCATCGACTCGCGGAGGCTGTAGCTGCCCTCACGGGCCCCGCGGAGTCGCTGGACCGCGACCTCCCCCTGGTGCTGCGGCCGGCGGTGGCCGCGCCTCTCGCGGCGGGGCTCATCTGGTTGCTACGGGGCGACGTGGCCGCGGCCACACCCGCCCTGGCCCGGGCCGTGGGGCGCAAGTTGTTCCCCTCGGTCCTGAGCGTGGTGGACGACCCGAACCACCCCACGGGCACGCGGCGCGTATCCATGGATGATGAAGGACTCTCCACAGACACGCTGTCGCTGGTCGACGCGGGCGTGCTGCGAGGCTTCCTTCACGCCTCCGACACCGCATCGCGGCTCGGCGCGCCGCTCAACGGGCGTGGCTTCCGCACCAGCATGTCACCACCCACGCCCGAAGCCGTGAATCCCTTCCTCGTGCCCGGTGAGACCGCCGTGCTCCCCGCGCACTACACGGAACTCGTCGCGCGCGTGGAGACCTTCACCACCATGCCGCGTCCCGGCACCGTCACGTTGGTGGCGGGCGGCTGGGAGGTACGCGACGGCCGTCGTGTGCGCCGCATCGCTCCGGTGGAACTGGAGCTCCCCGTGCTGGAGACCTTCCGCGCGCTGCGCGGCGTGGGGACGGACCTGACCTTTTTCCCCACCGCCGAGGGCTGTGGCACGCCGACGCTCGTCTTCCCGCCCCTGCTGTCGGGTGCCCAGGGAGGGCAGGCGGCCAGGTGA
- a CDS encoding TldD/PmbA family protein, giving the protein MDWFVERREVTEVLHQRSGLRVIPPVLDQGWSMGQTTPDSMAWQWAQVAGARWKHGLMPEALAYQARPLLDAEPRLASDTEAMVSLVRQLEATARAAGAQHLDVLLREVERRTLSASDAHQREDHQRHALLEVKAFHDTGAGMAELWRCAAWPDVTGARTALPSLEALVESMARELRDTTPMVPCPRDVLPIVFPPGAASGCFFHEVCGHPLEGDVVARGGSYLARRLGQQVAGAHLSVSDDPTDGHGALGFAWDDEGHAALPVTLIREGRVDAPLLDARSAAALGRAPNGHGRRVSYRHPPLPRMAHTRVDAHQGHLEALMADIPHGLLVQHLTPRQMDLLSGDFSFYIVEAREIRNGRPGRRVGPGILRGNGLEALAAIDAVGADTKNLFATRGCRKLDHGPLPVSFGQPTVRFRGLTVEPSR; this is encoded by the coding sequence TTGGATTGGTTCGTGGAGCGGCGCGAAGTCACCGAGGTCCTCCACCAGCGTTCCGGGCTCCGCGTCATCCCCCCCGTGCTCGACCAGGGCTGGTCCATGGGGCAGACCACCCCGGACAGTATGGCCTGGCAATGGGCCCAGGTGGCTGGCGCCCGATGGAAGCACGGCCTCATGCCGGAGGCGCTGGCATACCAGGCCCGTCCCCTGCTCGACGCCGAGCCCCGGCTCGCGAGCGACACGGAGGCCATGGTGTCGCTCGTCCGCCAACTGGAGGCGACAGCGCGGGCCGCGGGCGCCCAGCACCTGGACGTGCTGCTGCGCGAAGTGGAGCGGCGCACGCTGTCCGCCAGCGACGCGCACCAGAGAGAAGACCACCAGCGCCATGCCCTGCTCGAAGTGAAGGCCTTCCACGACACCGGCGCGGGCATGGCAGAACTGTGGCGCTGCGCCGCCTGGCCGGACGTCACCGGGGCACGCACCGCGCTGCCCTCGTTGGAAGCGCTCGTGGAGAGCATGGCGCGGGAGCTGCGGGACACAACACCCATGGTGCCCTGCCCCCGCGACGTGCTGCCCATCGTCTTTCCACCAGGCGCCGCCTCCGGCTGCTTCTTCCACGAGGTGTGCGGACATCCCCTGGAGGGAGACGTCGTCGCGCGCGGCGGCTCATACCTGGCGCGGCGGCTGGGGCAGCAGGTGGCTGGTGCGCACCTCAGCGTCTCGGACGACCCGACGGACGGCCACGGCGCGCTCGGCTTCGCCTGGGACGATGAAGGCCACGCCGCGCTCCCGGTGACACTCATCCGCGAGGGCCGGGTGGACGCGCCCCTGCTGGATGCTCGCAGCGCCGCCGCGCTGGGCCGCGCGCCCAACGGACACGGGCGGCGCGTCAGCTACCGGCACCCGCCCCTGCCTCGCATGGCCCACACGCGCGTGGACGCGCACCAGGGACACCTGGAGGCGCTGATGGCGGACATTCCGCACGGGCTGCTGGTGCAGCACCTCACGCCCCGGCAGATGGACCTGCTGTCAGGCGACTTCAGCTTCTACATCGTGGAGGCGCGGGAAATTCGAAACGGCCGGCCTGGGCGCCGCGTGGGCCCCGGCATCCTCCGGGGCAACGGGCTGGAGGCGCTGGCCGCCATCGACGCGGTGGGCGCGGACACGAAGAACCTCTTCGCCACGCGCGGCTGCCGGAAGCTGGACCATGGCCCGCTTCCGGTGTCCTTCGGGCAGCCCACGGTGCGCTTCCGCGGGCTCACGGTGGAGCCCTCGCGGTGA
- a CDS encoding cold-shock protein, producing MATGTVKWFNDAKGFGFIAQDDGGADVFCHHTAIQTDGFRTLAEGQKVEFETRKGPKGLQAENVRVVG from the coding sequence ATGGCAACTGGCACCGTGAAATGGTTCAACGACGCGAAGGGCTTTGGCTTTATCGCCCAGGACGACGGTGGGGCCGACGTGTTCTGCCACCACACCGCCATCCAGACGGATGGCTTCCGTACCCTGGCCGAAGGCCAGAAGGTGGAGTTCGAGACCCGGAAGGGCCCCAAGGGCCTCCAGGCCGAGAACGTCCGCGTCGTCGGCTGA
- a CDS encoding helix-turn-helix transcriptional regulator: MQRTERLFALAEYLRGRRTGVTAEVLAERFGVTVRTIYRDLDSLRASSMPVSAERGRGGGYALDRSYSLPPVNFTAREAALVVALGRFAIDMRLMPFAGTLESALDKVRAALSTSAQRELLTRLRELAFIGVPSLPSKKPVREALERAWFEQQPLRITYVDSNFLETVRDVRVMSVIMNRHETRVDGEDLTTGERRHFRLDHITRAEVLRAAGP, from the coding sequence ATGCAGCGCACCGAGCGTCTCTTCGCCCTCGCCGAATACCTCCGGGGCCGCCGTACCGGTGTCACGGCGGAAGTGCTCGCCGAGCGGTTCGGCGTCACGGTGCGGACCATCTACCGGGACCTGGATTCCCTGCGTGCCTCGTCGATGCCGGTGTCCGCCGAGCGCGGCCGTGGCGGTGGCTACGCGTTGGATCGCAGCTACAGCCTGCCGCCGGTGAACTTCACCGCGCGCGAGGCAGCGCTCGTCGTCGCGCTGGGGCGCTTCGCCATCGACATGCGGCTGATGCCCTTCGCGGGCACGCTGGAGTCGGCGCTGGACAAGGTGCGCGCGGCGCTCTCCACCTCCGCCCAGCGCGAGCTGCTCACCCGGCTGAGGGAGTTGGCGTTCATCGGCGTGCCGTCACTGCCGAGCAAGAAGCCCGTCCGGGAAGCATTGGAGCGGGCGTGGTTCGAGCAGCAGCCGTTGCGCATCACCTACGTCGACAGCAACTTCCTGGAGACGGTCCGCGACGTGCGGGTGATGTCCGTCATCATGAACCGGCACGAGACACGCGTCGACGGGGAGGACCTCACCACCGGGGAGCGCCGCCACTTCCGCCTGGACCACATCACCCGCGCCGAGGTGCTGCGCGCCGCCGGACCGTGA
- a CDS encoding M16 family metallopeptidase translates to MRKVFGAVALAAFTGCATTQEAQKPETPPAVEAAKVEAPAEQPKLQVPVDYYKLDNGLKVVLSRDSSAPKAVVAVYYNIGFRIEPKDRTGFAHLFEHMMFQGSTNLGKMEFIRLIQKNGGVLNGSTRFDFTNYFEVIPSNALEPILWAEADRMRGLDVTEENLKNQQGVVTNEVKVNVLNQPYGGFPWLDMPQVANTNWYNAHNFYGDLKDLEAASLEDVRAFFKTYYAPSNAALVIVGDFEPEQVKGWIQKYFGPLPTVAQPSKPDISEPRQTKEKRHDKQDKLAQRPALAVGYHMPDVGTPEYFAMALVDEVLLQGNDSALYQQLVQKKGLTGEVSGGVNQLGNHWNYNGPMQWTAYLFHDADTTTETLLAEIDGVVAQLQNQPIDAATLERARVKARSGLYGQLEGFLGFGRADLLASFALFFDDPARINRLETELMKVTPELIQKTAKEYLRRENRTVLTVTPATAPATKTQAP, encoded by the coding sequence ATGAGGAAAGTATTCGGAGCGGTAGCACTGGCCGCGTTCACCGGCTGCGCGACCACGCAGGAAGCCCAGAAGCCGGAGACACCGCCCGCCGTCGAAGCGGCGAAGGTGGAAGCTCCCGCCGAACAGCCGAAGCTTCAGGTCCCCGTGGATTACTACAAGCTCGACAACGGCTTGAAGGTGGTCCTCTCGCGCGACAGCTCGGCGCCCAAGGCCGTCGTCGCCGTCTATTACAACATCGGCTTCCGCATCGAGCCGAAGGACCGCACCGGGTTCGCGCACCTGTTCGAGCACATGATGTTCCAGGGCTCGACGAACCTCGGGAAGATGGAGTTCATCCGCCTCATCCAGAAGAACGGCGGCGTGCTCAACGGCTCCACCCGCTTCGACTTCACCAACTACTTTGAAGTCATCCCCTCCAACGCGCTGGAGCCCATCCTCTGGGCTGAGGCCGACCGCATGCGCGGGCTCGACGTGACGGAGGAGAACCTGAAGAACCAGCAGGGCGTGGTGACGAACGAGGTGAAGGTCAACGTCCTCAACCAGCCTTATGGCGGCTTCCCGTGGCTGGACATGCCGCAGGTGGCGAACACCAACTGGTACAACGCCCACAACTTCTACGGCGACTTGAAGGACCTGGAGGCCGCCTCGCTGGAGGACGTGCGCGCCTTCTTCAAGACGTACTACGCGCCCAGCAACGCCGCGCTGGTCATCGTCGGTGACTTCGAGCCGGAGCAGGTGAAGGGCTGGATTCAGAAGTACTTCGGGCCGCTGCCCACCGTGGCGCAGCCGTCGAAGCCGGACATCTCCGAGCCCCGCCAGACGAAGGAGAAGCGCCACGACAAGCAGGACAAGCTGGCGCAGCGTCCGGCGCTCGCGGTGGGCTACCACATGCCCGACGTGGGCACGCCCGAGTACTTCGCCATGGCGCTGGTCGACGAGGTCCTCCTGCAAGGCAACGATAGCGCGCTCTACCAGCAGCTCGTGCAGAAGAAGGGCCTGACGGGCGAGGTCTCCGGCGGGGTGAACCAGCTGGGCAACCACTGGAACTACAACGGCCCCATGCAGTGGACCGCGTACCTGTTCCATGACGCGGACACGACGACGGAGACCCTCCTCGCGGAGATCGACGGCGTGGTGGCGCAGCTGCAGAATCAGCCCATCGACGCGGCGACGCTGGAGCGGGCGCGGGTGAAGGCGCGCTCGGGGCTGTACGGGCAGTTGGAGGGCTTCCTCGGCTTCGGCCGCGCGGACCTGCTGGCGTCCTTCGCGCTCTTCTTCGACGACCCGGCGCGCATCAACCGGCTGGAGACGGAGCTGATGAAGGTGACGCCGGAGCTCATCCAGAAGACGGCGAAGGAGTATCTGCGCCGTGAGAACCGCACCGTGTTGACGGTGACGCCCGCCACGGCGCCCGCCACCAAGACGCAGGCCCCCTGA